Proteins from one bacterium genomic window:
- a CDS encoding type II toxin-antitoxin system RelE/ParE family toxin gives MIRSFRNKESEKLFARRRSRAVPGVLRRAALRKLLILDAAEAIEDLRVPPGNRLEKLRGDRAGQHSIRINDRYRICFVWKSGSAHDVEIVDYH, from the coding sequence GTGATCCGGAGCTTCCGCAACAAGGAAAGCGAGAAGCTCTTCGCCCGGCGGCGGAGCCGTGCTGTTCCGGGTGTATTGAGGAGAGCCGCTCTCCGGAAGCTCTTGATTTTAGATGCGGCGGAAGCGATTGAGGATCTGCGAGTGCCACCCGGAAACCGCCTGGAGAAGCTCAGAGGCGACCGCGCGGGGCAGCACAGTATCCGAATCAACGACCGGTACCGGATCTGTTTTGTTTGGAAGAGCGGTAGTGCCCACGATGTTGAGATCGTTGACTATCACT
- a CDS encoding DinB family protein: MNDDRRMLEVAIDRVLTGRDIHVGPVTALEGLDWEVAGRQTAGFPHSILQLVNHMTYWQHWVVKWLDGQEPPIPEHASGGWPGSVSPATEAEWEAAVAGFLRELDALNRRSRGADLLSQLGEKSRLEVLQAIAAHNSYHLGQVVALRQMLGVWPAPSGGLTW, from the coding sequence ATGAATGACGATCGTCGCATGCTTGAGGTAGCAATCGACCGGGTCCTGACCGGCCGAGACATTCACGTTGGGCCCGTGACGGCACTCGAGGGTCTGGACTGGGAAGTGGCTGGCAGGCAAACGGCCGGGTTCCCGCACTCGATTCTTCAGCTTGTCAACCATATGACCTACTGGCAGCACTGGGTGGTGAAGTGGCTGGATGGGCAAGAGCCTCCGATTCCGGAACATGCCAGTGGCGGCTGGCCCGGAAGTGTCAGCCCAGCAACCGAAGCGGAGTGGGAAGCGGCAGTGGCAGGGTTCCTCAGGGAGTTAGATGCCCTAAATCGGCGGTCTCGCGGTGCGGATCTCTTGTCGCAGCTTGGAGAGAAGAGCCGGCTAGAAGTGCTTCAAGCGATTGCCGCACACAACAGCTATCACCTCGGTCAGGTGGTCGCTCTGCGGCAAATGCTTGGCGTGTGGCCAGCCCCTTCTGGTGGCCTGACGTGGTAG
- the fusA gene encoding elongation factor G, with protein sequence MQVESPENIRNIAVAGHSDTGKTTLVSSLLYAGGVVNRLNKVEDGNTTTDFDAQEIERGISIGLAPCFVPWKSYKINLIDTPGYSIFFTETRAGARAADAVLLCVNSVSGIEVSTEKVWEYADEIKAPVMFHLTKMDRERADLEHILTELRERFHRNVVPVQLPMGREDDFTGIIDLVTEKAFEFDKDGNGRGKEVPIPDSMADTLETYRTQLIEAVAESDDALLEKFFEDGLSAEELFNGLRRAIRKHEVFPLTLSSSLHGVGPAALLDSIVECMPNPLERKTFPAFNIGDEEVELETITDGPTAALVFKTLSDPFSGKLTLFRVVRGTVRSDTPLWNTQKETDERLGHLLSMQGKHGEAVPHLITGDIGGVAKLKKAASGNTLCDKKQPIKLGWIAEREPAIAYAIEPKAKGDEEKIGEALHRLMEEDITLHAERDPETAEYLLSGTGQLHIEIAVAKLKERFKVEVVLHPPKVPYRETIRKPADGHGRHKKQSGGRGQFADCRIIMEPTERGGDFEFLDEIFGGSIPQTYRPAVEKGIQEARKRGFLAGYPVVDFRVRLKDGQYHDVDSSEMAFKIAGSLAFKDAMARAAAVMLEPIMKVEINTSDEFTGDIMSDLAQRRGRPQGMETKSGAQIVNALVPMAEMLNYDPALTAMTQGRSRFHMEFSHYEEVPRNVQDKLVAEAQKAKEEA encoded by the coding sequence ATGCAGGTCGAAAGCCCTGAAAACATAAGGAATATCGCGGTCGCTGGCCACAGCGACACTGGTAAAACCACCCTTGTGAGCTCGCTTCTCTACGCGGGCGGCGTCGTCAACCGGCTCAACAAGGTCGAGGACGGCAACACCACCACCGATTTCGATGCTCAGGAGATCGAGCGCGGCATCTCCATCGGCCTGGCGCCGTGCTTCGTGCCCTGGAAGAGCTACAAGATCAACCTAATCGATACGCCCGGCTACTCGATCTTCTTCACCGAAACCCGCGCCGGCGCGCGGGCCGCCGACGCCGTCTTGCTGTGCGTCAACTCGGTTTCCGGCATCGAGGTCTCCACCGAGAAGGTCTGGGAGTACGCCGACGAGATCAAAGCCCCGGTGATGTTCCACCTGACCAAGATGGACCGCGAGCGCGCCGATCTCGAGCACATCCTGACCGAGCTCAGAGAGCGCTTCCACCGCAACGTGGTTCCGGTCCAGCTGCCGATGGGCCGCGAGGACGACTTCACCGGCATCATCGATCTGGTCACCGAGAAGGCGTTCGAGTTCGACAAGGATGGCAACGGCCGCGGCAAGGAAGTGCCCATCCCGGACTCGATGGCCGACACCCTCGAGACCTATCGCACCCAGCTGATCGAAGCGGTCGCCGAAAGCGACGACGCTCTGCTGGAGAAGTTCTTCGAGGACGGCCTATCGGCCGAAGAGCTCTTCAACGGCCTGCGCCGGGCGATCCGCAAACATGAGGTTTTCCCGCTCACCCTGAGCTCGTCTCTTCACGGCGTCGGTCCGGCGGCCCTGCTCGACTCGATCGTCGAGTGCATGCCCAACCCCCTGGAACGAAAGACCTTCCCGGCGTTCAATATCGGTGACGAAGAGGTCGAGCTCGAAACCATCACCGACGGCCCGACGGCGGCCCTGGTCTTCAAGACTCTGAGCGACCCCTTCTCCGGCAAGCTCACCCTCTTCCGCGTGGTTCGCGGCACGGTCAGATCCGACACGCCACTGTGGAACACCCAGAAAGAGACCGATGAGCGCCTCGGTCATCTGCTCTCGATGCAAGGCAAGCACGGCGAGGCCGTGCCTCATCTCATCACCGGTGATATCGGCGGTGTCGCCAAGCTCAAGAAGGCCGCGAGCGGAAACACGCTCTGCGACAAGAAGCAGCCGATCAAGCTCGGCTGGATCGCGGAGCGCGAGCCCGCCATCGCCTACGCCATCGAGCCCAAGGCCAAGGGTGACGAAGAGAAGATCGGCGAGGCCCTCCACCGCCTGATGGAAGAGGACATCACCCTCCACGCGGAGCGCGACCCCGAGACCGCCGAGTATCTACTCTCCGGCACCGGCCAGCTCCACATCGAGATCGCGGTCGCCAAGCTCAAGGAGCGGTTCAAGGTCGAGGTGGTGCTCCACCCCCCCAAGGTCCCCTACCGCGAGACCATTCGCAAGCCCGCCGACGGCCACGGGCGCCACAAGAAGCAGTCCGGCGGCCGCGGCCAGTTCGCCGATTGCCGGATCATCATGGAGCCCACGGAGCGCGGTGGAGACTTCGAGTTCCTCGACGAGATCTTCGGAGGCTCGATACCGCAGACCTATCGACCCGCCGTCGAGAAAGGCATCCAGGAGGCCCGCAAGCGCGGTTTCCTCGCCGGCTACCCGGTGGTCGACTTCCGCGTCCGGCTCAAAGATGGCCAGTACCATGACGTCGACTCCTCCGAGATGGCCTTCAAGATCGCCGGCTCGCTGGCGTTTAAAGACGCGATGGCCCGCGCCGCGGCGGTGATGCTCGAGCCGATCATGAAGGTCGAGATCAACACCTCGGACGAGTTCACCGGCGACATCATGAGCGACCTCGCCCAACGCCGCGGACGCCCGCAGGGCATGGAGACCAAGAGCGGCGCTCAGATCGTCAACGCCCTCGTCCCCATGGCCGAGATGCTCAACTACGACCCCGCTCTCACCGCCATGACCCAGGGCCGCTCCCGCTTCCACATGGAGTTCTCGCACTACGAGGAAGTCCCGCGAAACGTCCAGGACAAGCTGGTGGCCGAGGCACAGAAGGCGAAGGAAGAGGCGTAA